A stretch of DNA from Takifugu rubripes chromosome 15, fTakRub1.2, whole genome shotgun sequence:
GTGGcagagtgtgtgggagagtgtgtgtgagggaggtgtgAAGTGACAGCAATAAGAATCctctttattaaagaaaaaagctgTAAATTACATCAGCACtcagagaggaagcagctgtAAAACATCTGTGCTCCACATTGTAAAATCTCCAGGAAGAAGGACTGGCTGTAATTCTGCTGACTCATCACTTTAACGGCAGCTTCCACATTGTGGGAACGTAAGGGAACAGAAGTCCCAAGTTCTCTACATCCAGCTGCTGAAAACCTCCAATCAAAGGAGCAGAGTTCATTTCCAACAGGTGGAGCTCAGACTGAGCCCCTTCTGGGCTTTGTGAGCAGGACTTCAGAGCCAGTTCTAACCATAACCCTCAGCCAGTGCAGAGCAGCTAGAACTGGACTAATGTGGTGGCTCCTCTTTGGTAAATGATCCTGGGAGCAGTGACCCCCTCAGGAATAAAACTAAAGTTTCAGGGACTAAAGTAAGATGTCAGGTTAGATATTTAACCTGGATCTAACCTTCAACAGAAGGGGGGAGCTGGGAGTAGGAGGAAGAGTGGAGGAGGacgaaaggaggaaaaaggaggaggaggaggagggggcaggaggaggagaggaagaaaggagcaggaggaagagaggaggaaggaggaaaggagttggggagtgggaggaggagggaagcaggaggaggaaagaggaggaatggaggaggaggtaggacgagagggtgaggagggagggagggggagggaggaagggagcaggaggaagagaggaggaaagaggagaggagttggggagtgggaggaggagggaagcaggcggaggaaagaggaggaatggaggaggaggtaggatgaggagagggtgaggagggagggggagggaggaggggagcaggaggagaagaagaggagggaggaggatagatgaggagaaggagaaggggagaagcaggaggaggggtaggaggagggaggagaggaagaggggggagaaggaggagcggGGGAGGAAGAAGttgagaggagggcagcaggaggaggagaagaggagggagaggaaggaggggagggggcaggaggaggaaggaggaggggagtaggagggagagggggagggggaagaaggagagaggagggcagcaggaggaggccaagagggggaggaggtgtggagtgggaggaggtgggagttgggaggaagagggaagaggaagggagaagaAGATTATTCAAAGTAAGAGAGTCACTGAGTCTAAAAGCTTCAGTGGTCCTCGAACAGGTtataaataacacatttatgCTGCTcttagtgcacacacacacacacacacacacacacacacacacacacacacgcatgcacacacacctacaggtTCAGGCTGTGATAAGCTGCTGTCTTGGAGCACTAtttagataataataataatttagatGATAATAATAGAGCCATATGTAACTACAGCATCACTGTTCAGGTGTAACTGCTATCCAGTTAATGggtcacacacacctgcaacacatTTAAGCATAAAATGTCctcatgtatgttttaaatcaatcaatcaatcaatcaatcaatcaatcaatcaatcaatcaatcaatcaatcaatcaatcaatcaatcaatcaatcaatcaatctctatttatatagcatctcttacaatcaaaattgtttctaggcgctttacagaatcccagggcctgacccacaacaagcaacggtggcaaggaaaaactcccctttaacaggaagaagaccttgagcaggaccagactcatatagggggaccctcctgctgatggccggctgagtATAgcgaggagaaaggggaggacaggtagaggagagaataggtagaacatagaaatacattatattaattaaaataagttgCCGGTAGAGACAGGTTGGGTTTATAACTGTGACCCTAAACTTTAGGGTCACAGTTATACATGATTAATAAATGGAGTTTCTGTATCTTCTCTAAAAAAGAGAAACTAGCCACCTTAATAAAGGCCAAAACGATCAACGATCAGTTTATCTTTGTAATTTGTGATGTCTTGATGCTTTATTAAACCCATTGAGGAATGTTGTGAGTTAGATAAAATACATTCATGGCAGTTGATGCTGCAAAATCCATCAAAGTGCTGAGTGAGCATTATTTTAGTTTCATTGATTTAGTTTTGTGAAGCTACATTATTAACTACACAGTGGGTGTAAACATGGCCACCATGATGATGTCTGTGAACGTAGAAGGATGGACAGATACCCAAAGAAGaatggaagaggaagaatgAAGAAGTCTAAGGGATGAGAAAGACAAGACTGACTGAAAAGCGCATGTGTTCATGTATGAGGACAGATGGAAGGACAGGGAGGTAAATAAAATATACCACAAAATACAGAAACACACTGATGGATTGAGCAGGTGTGGAAAAGAGAATGTTGAATGGAAGGTAAGAAGGGTGGGCAGAAGAAAAAAGGCAACGAATAATTAGCTTAAAGAAACAAGAAGAAACAAGGCTGCAAAGAAAGAATGGAAGATAaggaaaaaagaggataaaacaaaagaaaaattgattttaaattagTTTAAAATATGAAAGAAGTGTGAGAGGAAACAAGGATGTAAGGAAGGCTGGAAGTAAGATGATGGGAAAAGAGAATATTagacaaaaggaaacagactGAAAGGAAGATTTGCCTCCTTTATGAAGACATTCTTCAgagctgtgtgtctctgtgatgtCGCAGGTTCCAACCGAAACATGAACATGAAGTTCTTAGCTTTActctgaagctgcagccatcaatcacttcctgtttgtctgacCTCAGGAGGCCAACAAACCTCCTCCGCTCACAGGTCACATTCAACCTATTACGACTCAGATCAACAGCTCCAAATGGCTCATCCTAAATGTGAAGAGAAACAAAGCTGACGTGTTTCTGACAGTGATGTCATCGGTGTGACATCACCGTGACAGCACTGTGTTGCACTTCAGGAGGAAAAGGACGTCAAAGACCCCAAAAGTGAGATCATGCaggggtctctctctctcattctctctctctctctctctctcacacacacacacacgcacacacacacacacacacacacaaaacaaacacacacacacacacacacacacactctgtctctctctctctctcttaccaCCCAAAGCCACCGAACGacacgctcctcttcctcctcagcatgGTCTCTTGCTCAcagtctcctcctctttgtcttctttttatTGTGTCTGGATATGCTTCTgtcgctctcctctctctcctccctctctactcCTCTCTTCACTGCTGTTCTAGCTCCTCATTCTCCACCTATAAATACTCTCATCTCTTTCAGATGCCCTCCTTTAcatgctttctctccctccactttctcccctccctcctccctcccccttcctcacTCCAATTCAGTGCACACAGCCAGTAGAGAGACGTAGCAGGAATAGGAATGAAGGTATACATGATgtactccccccccccgtctctctctctctccctctctctcgctctacTGACGGAgcacaagagcagcagagatgctTTCAGGACTGAAAATGTATCATCCATTATAGATGGAGATAAATGGATCAGTGTACACACCAGTTTCACCATGGACTCTGTTACATAAAGGAAACCTTCAAAATGCTGAAAACATTGTCTGACATTATAGATCAGCACATATAGAAATTGCAAATGAAAAATCAACATACTTGAGCTGCTTTCCCAGTTTGGATTGAAACCACTTAGAATCCATCTGGGCTCACGATAGTGGAGGTGTAGTTCAACATTCACAGTTTTAGAGACTTGTTTATACTGTGTTGAAGTTCCAACCCCAGTTAGGATGgtgtttatttaatgtttaatgcTGCTCAGGAGGTTAATAGATAACTTGCTGGAACATTTCTGTACAGACAAAACTGCAGAATTTTTGCTTTAAGGTCTGCAGTGAATTAAACAGTGTATAATGattatatgagtgtgtgtttgatggtAGGAAACAAAGCAGCTCAGGGATCATTGGCTTTCACTCTAATTTGTGAATTCTCAGGTTTAATCCTGAGGCAGCTGCATATATTTACATCCAATTATCACTGAAAGGATCAGAGAAGGCAGGATTTACTCTGTGAGCTATGGTGAAAAAAGCAAAAGGGTTCTTTTATTGAGCATTGATCTGTTGTCGGCTGCTGCTCCATCAATGCCACAATGTTGTCACACTTGACAAAATCTTTGTCATTATCTAACAGTATTTTCATTAGTGTAAGCATTGTTTCTCTGTTCCTAAGTGTTCCTTTTTTAATGTTCAAAACACTTTAGGAAATAAGTAAAActtttctttgacattttccgGTCAAATTAATAAGGAGTCTTAcgttttaaattttaaaaaaatactaaTAACTACCCGTATGGTCATTTTAAGTGTACATTAATTAACATTTGTCGCCCTCTGTTGGTTACTAGAAATAATATAGGTTTGACAGTACTGTTGACCTTTCAAATAGAAGGCTGGATGCGAGCAGAGTTAGACCATAACGCCCTAAACACTCGGCCATCGCATCAGGATGTCTGTCCTTTTAACTGTCTGAATACAGAACCTGGAGACTGGGCAGTACTATCGAATCTGTCTGAATAATATGTACGTTTCAATTTCATGTCTTGTGGGGATGTAGCTCAGTGGTAGAGCGCATGCTTCGCATGTATGAGGTCCCGGGTTCAATCCCCGGCatctccatttttattttcccagaCAGCTCactgtttttgtgcattttgagTATTTATACGAGTAACAAGGCGCCTGGTTTAAAATAAGGAAAAGCTGGTTccactggggctcgaacccagGACCTTCTGCGTGTAAAGCAGACGTGATAACCGCTACACTATGGAACCTAAGACGAAACGAAACCGTGCTAGTACAGTTATGAATGTGCTTTGAAGGCGCGAAAGAACACGGTAATTTAATGATTGTCCAGTTTTTGTACCCGTTAGTGTGaaaacagcaggagaaacttGTATTtagaaaaatgcaaaatatgGAAAATTTGCAAAAACAGTATTTTTAGATTTCTCTTATCTGGACTTGACTATCTCAGAAAGGGTAAGCATTCATCAAAGCACTGCTCATTTCCCCTACATTATAATATAAATTACACTGGGAGaacaaaaaaaattctgttacatttttatgctgattaatATAATATTGGtatgctgattccaaaattgcatttttttccctagCAAGTTTTTAGTTCTCCACAGCTTCCCCTCCAGATAAGCCAAATTCCACTGATTAGCTGTAGTAGGATTTGCCAGCTGATTACAAATGGACTCATCTACAGCTACGTGGCAACTTGTTGGTGCAGTTACAATTGAGCcagagaggtgtgtgcagcccccaataGGTCAGTACTATCAATGTGCTATAGGGGATTTTTTGAATTATAGGGGACCCTATAGTTCAAAAACCTTGATGTGATAGAGAAAAACAGATCAGTTTTGGATTCCACATCCAAAATTTGttaaaaacagctgtcagaCCTAACTCAACAAAAATTGTGTTCCCCAGTGTTATTGTACAATGGGGATTAGGATATTAAGGGCATGGCGGTCATATTTATTCAGGTCAGTGTTGCAATATGATACTGACTGCTGACAAACTGTACTAACACTGTAATAAATGTGCCCTGTATAATACAAAATAATACAGATATTATAACACATCAAGTTTCAAGAGAACTGTACATTTGTAGTCTTTGTGATTTTGTTAATTAACACTAGGCAGCCAATTACACAAAGATATACAACACTTTCCAAATAGAACATGAGATGTTCCTTGGTTCCAGATTCGTCTCAATGTTACTTCTTCCTCTATTCTGAGCAGATAGGGTCCACCACCAGGACTTTGCATTCTCTCTTGGCGATCTTGTCCAGTGACAAAAGTGATTTGTCTTGAGGTGGCAGGTAAAGTGGACGACCAACTGGAGAGCCAACAGGAGGAGTGATTGCCCGCCGCTCCATAGCGCTGCCTGTCCTGAAACACATGGGAATAAAAAGGTGTCTACATCTATCCTTAGCAAGCACTTCCCAGGACACAAATATGCTGATGGTAACAGCTACTGCAGCGCAAAGATGCAAGTACAGTACATTTAGACTCATTTACTTATTAGATGTGTTATGTTTACCCAGcataaaaaaatgtataattattatattttataacTTTCATCCAAACTGTAAGTTAATATAAGTCAGTGCATTAAAATTTCCTTTCATACTCATCTTTAAAGTTGTATAAACATTTGGGAATAAACAAATCCATGGTCTATTTTAAACGTACTGTAtagtctaataataataattgaacCGAGGTGGCGTTCATGTGAAGTACCTCATGATGTGGGATCGAGATGGCTGCTGGTGGGAGAAGGACTGAGATCGACCCAGACTGGCCTGGTGCCGATCTAGCAGGTCTCGTACTGCTGGGCTGGATGGACTGTTTTTCCCTTTATGGTAGATGGAGAACCCCCAATGTTACACAGTGTATTAGTTTGTAACTTTAGCTAATGCTATGTTCAAAGACATGATAAAATAAGTCTTGTTTTGTCTTTACGTGACAGCGGCCGAGCGTCAGGTGGGGGATTGGACACTGATGCTGTGAACTGCAACTTCAATTTCATGTGCTGACTCAGCTGCAGAACACACAGTTAATTTGACTTAAGACTGAACTTTGAAATAAACACCAGGTTATCAGGGTGTTTCAGAGGGGACAAACCTCATACAGGCCTGGTTTGAGGATCTGGAACGCCACACTGAATGATAATGTGCTTCCCTTCCGACATTGCCCAAGGTTACTGAGAGGAGCATGACAGATCACAGCAGAGAGTGAAGAATCTTCACCTTGGCCTCGACCTAAACACATACATTCACATATATACAGGAGAGTGTGGCACAATAGTGGGTTGAATGAATTACTggggaccacacacacacacacacacacacacacacacacacacacgcacgcacacacacacacataaagtgGAACTCACTGTCTGGAGTCCAGACGAGCCGAACAGCTAGGAAGTCCTGCAAGTTATTGAGAAGAACATATTTGACCTTAAATTGTTCCTTCACCCTGACAGTACTCGGACAGCTGGCGGTCATGACAAACCGTGGGCGATCCAGACGGATGCTGGGTAGCCTGGAGAAATGGATACATCAAAAAACAACCCTATTATAGACAATTTCCGGTTTACCTTTACTTTGTCTCACCTGTAATGCGTATAGATACAGTTGGTAAAAGGCATCTTATGAGTTGACCACTGAAGCACAGCAACCAGGGGGACCTCCAGTCCCTGTAattgaaaaacacacatttcaaaaACTGACACATGCAGATGACATACAACCCCATAAGAATACATGCAATACAAAATTCTATTAAACTCTTGTTGAGAATAATGGCAAGAACACACTGACCTCATTGGAATCATCCTGTGGCACCTCATTAAGGTGAAGCTGAAACACAaaatcctgctcctccaaaGTGCTGAGCATTGTGGGAAGATGGCTAGCCAAGCTGTCCACCCTACAGTAGGATGCCATGCCAACTTCACCTGACTGGTggctgcagaggcagaggaaCCAGGATGAAAAGTAATGTTACAGGGTCATATAATATAACTGGGTAAGGTTACAATATAAAAACAGTAacaaaatatgcataaatgtTTACAAATACATGTCAAGATTTTTAAGTACATACCAAACATTGTCCACAAGCAACACAGAGCCATCGGGCATCATAGGAAGGTAGGAGGCATTCAAGTTAGGTAAAATCCGAATATCCCGAATACTGATCTCCTCCTGAGAGGAACCACTGAGCActagaaggagaagagaggttGAGGTTTGTGTCATTAGTTTCATGTTAATGGAGGTGTGAATAGGAGTTCAGGGGAAAATACTCAGGTTGTATTCCACTTAAATCCTTTAACAATGACCTGCTGAGTGACATGGACATACCCTTGAGGACAGCAAGGTGCTTCCCTGAGACAGTCATTTGCTTACAGTGGACAGTGGGAGGTGGCAAGACGGTCAGAGTGGTGCTCACTGTAGAGGGCAGGAGggacattaaaattaaaacttCGTATTGAAGATAATTACTGATCAAGAGATCATTAACTTTTGTCTCATAACTGTTCAGAAAAGTACAGATCAGACAAAAACTAGTATTACTAGAATTAGTAATTCTTCATTGAAAAGTTTAATTGacgtttttgtttgtgtgttttgtttgtttgtttgtagtAAAGTTTCCCTGTTACTGGCAGCACTCTTTCACGAAAGTATCATCGGCTCAACATCGgcttcttctttgttttcttccaaaATAGGCACCTCACATTTCTGGATTGTGTACACTGCCTCCTGTTGTCTACAACTAGTATTACACAAAAATCAAGCCATCGAAAGCACTgcgacaccccccaccccccatctctctctgtgtctgtgtgtctcatgTGTGCGTGTTATACCCTGAGCCTTGAAGGTGTTGAGGTCGTgtctgaaggtgtgtgttggttcACATTGTTGCAGGACACTCAGGTATCCAAGTTCCTGCACCTCTGCtttctctgcttccctcttCCACACTGTGACCATCACCTGATCAccgcacacaccacacaagaaaTGAAAAGTTACATTATTTGTTCAGATAAACAATAGTGGACCTGAGCCTAGCCAAAATGGCACACCTTGACTTTGAGGGTGTTGACAGGGAGTTTGTCCAGAGAGACAGTTAGTGGGAAGATTACTTCATCCGTCAAAACCACAGGTTCATCCAGAGGAGACTGGAAAGATCGAACAAAACACAAAGCTTTAATAACACCATTATACCTAAATGAATGTTCTGgttagtaggggaaggtgccagaacaccttcagcgtACTGCCcatgtacccttgagcaaggtaccgaacccacaaatgctcacatagggccctgtgatgaaatGGCAGCTCatccggtcctacaaggtgacagtgattaagccgttgcctaaaaaaccatcactggatcctgatgtgttagaaaactataggccaatatccaaccttccttttatctctaaagttcttgagaaggttgtggtgactcagttactggagcacctgcagagaaacagcctgtttgagatgtttcagtcaggctttagagctcatcacagcacagaaacagtacttattaaagttactaatgatcttcttatagcttcagatcatggactggtttgtatgctggttctgctggacctcagtgttgcttttgatacagttgatcacagcatcctgttacatagactggaacatgtgattgggattaaagggacaagactagactggtttagatcgtatttatcagatagacatcagtttgctcatgtccatggtgttccctcttcatacagtagggttagccatggagttccacaagattctgtacttggaccaatacTTTTCATCTTGTACAtgcttagggaacattattcggcagcatgggatacattttcattgttatgtttatgacactcagctttatttatccatgaaaccagaggagacagagaagttagtaaagcttcagacctgtcttaaagacataaagtcctggatgtcttcaaatttccttctccttaactcaggaaaaactgaggtcatggtgtttggtcctgaacctctcagggatagattggatcacatgatcactctagatggtatctcattaacatctagtctctctgtgaggaatcttggagtaacttttgatcaaaatctctccttcaactcacacattaaaatagtctctagaagtgccttttttcacctgaggaacatcacaaggatcagaAAGCTACTGatgtggcatgatgctgaaacgttagtccatgcatttgttacttccaggctggactattgtaattctttattatcagggtgtccaaacaactctttaagaagcctccaggtgatccaaaatgctgcagccagagttctgacaggtattgacaaaagagatcacaaaacccctgtactggtgtctcttcattggctgcccattaaatttagaataatttttaaaacccttcttctgacatacaaggtcctcagaggcctagctcaatcctacctggaggagctagtgataccttaccagcccaatagaccgctccgctctcagaatgctggtctacttgtggttcccagagtctctaggagtagaatggggggccgagcatttagctaccaggcccccctgctatggaaccagctccctgtccaggtacgggaggctgactccatctctactgttaaaattaggcttaaaacctacctctttgaaaaagcttattgtgactaactctgtagttccagttactatcatagacagacaaattatcatacttagggggtcgtctaatcattaggttaacatcttagtcatgctgatataggccaaggctgctggggtccagaaacatgatcacctgacaggcctctgtcaccacactgggtcatggtttcctctcctctcttcttcctcatcaagtagactagtgatgctatttcttgtgcaGTTTTTCTAcctcccccttctgtattcatttacaggtatcgctgccttcagagctgcataatgacctccgatcccgctgacccactcaaccggcagtttactcaatataatgtatttttgtatgtatttctatgctctatgcccatcctctcccctcccctcctctccagtcttctcctctcctctccactcgtctcctctcttctcctacctattctatcctctacctgtcctcccccttgtCCTcgctctctacccagccagccatcagcagcagggtccccctacatgagcctggtcctgctcaaggtttgttcctgttaaaggggagattttccttgccactgttgcttgtctggggttaggccctgggattctgtaaagcgccttgaaacaattttgattgtaaaagacgctatataaataaagattgatttgatttgatttgatcctggggtggacctgccttcacccatatgtgcaccctccctgtgaccccaaaaggcaTAAAGTGATAATGAAGACCAGCTGAGATGTTTTAATGGATTTACTGTTCCTATATGTGTGATTTACCTGAACAGGTGCCCTGCGGAACTCTCTTGTTGCAGTCCCAGATGAGTTGTGGATGAGCAGTGGTTTGCAGTCCCTAAAACTCCGACACCGCGAGTCCACTCTGCTGCCAAGCGCAGCAATTGCTGCCTCCGCCGCAGCAATGTAGTCCTCCTCGCCATCGTCATTGGCCTCATCCCCACTGCTCTGGTAGTCGTGATGATGTGGGTAATGGCTGCTCCGATGACGACTGCTCTCACCTGGACTCACGCTGGCCACAGCACACAAAGAGCCAGCCAGTTCCCTCCATGCCTGGCTGCTGGCCAACTCTGTCCCAAAGCTTGGAGTGCAGTTGCGCGCTGTTGCAAAAATATAATTTCTTGATTGGGATTAGGGAGTATATGGAGTACAGGCACAATGGCATCTGCACCATCTGAACAAAATATGTTATAGCACataacttatatatatatatatatatatgtgtgtgtgtgtgtgtgtgtgtagtccgTTGGGATAATCCATCAAACAAATTAGTAGCAATGACCGGATGTTATTTCATGATAGTTGATCATATTTATTAGCGGTGTAACATATGAATGACACATTATTGGTCATAACTGCAATATTTAACAACCTAACCCATTGTGTATTTAAACTGCAGCTGTCTTTGTCATGTCAGTCATTACGTTTTCATTCGTCGACAGGGGTTACGACTTTAAACAACAGCTTTCGGCTGTGTTTTATGTTATTATAACACAAACTctgtaataataaataaaggccGACGTTTACGTGTCCTTTCACGAGAAGCCGGTCTGGTTTGTATTCTCCGGGCTCTCCGCTCCCCACCCCAAGCCTTCCTTACCAGGGCAATGGTCGGCTGGCGTCCCTGCGCCGTCCCTACAGCGGAGTACCAGGAGAAAACGGACCGTCTCGCCCAAGTACAAATGACTCCTGCGGGGTAGCGTGCGGTAACGAGCCGGGTCCGACAGATCCGTGATAGGCACCGCCG
This window harbors:
- the LOC101075611 gene encoding microtubule-associated protein 11-like, which codes for MVQMMESQCEYYMYFPAVPITDLSDPARYRTLPRRSHLYLGETVRFLLVLRCRDGAGTPADHCPARNCTPSFGTELASSQAWRELAGSLCAVASVSPGESSRHRSSHYPHHHDYQSSGDEANDDGEEDYIAAAEAAIAALGSRVDSRCRSFRDCKPLLIHNSSGTATREFRRAPVQSPLDEPVVLTDEVIFPLTVSLDKLPVNTLKVKVMVTVWKREAEKAEVQELGYLSVLQQCEPTHTFRHDLNTFKAQVSTTLTVLPPPTVHCKQMTVSGKHLAVLKVLSGSSQEEISIRDIRILPNLNASYLPMMPDGSVLLVDNVCHQSGEVGMASYCRVDSLASHLPTMLSTLEEQDFVFQLHLNEVPQDDSNEGLEVPLVAVLQWSTHKMPFTNCIYTHYRLPSIRLDRPRFVMTASCPSTVRVKEQFKVKYVLLNNLQDFLAVRLVWTPDSRGQGEDSSLSAVICHAPLSNLGQCRKGSTLSFSVAFQILKPGLYELSQHMKLKLQFTASVSNPPPDARPLSRKNSPSSPAVRDLLDRHQASLGRSQSFSHQQPSRSHIMRTGSAMERRAITPPVGSPVGRPLYLPPQDKSLLSLDKIAKRECKVLVVDPICSE